A region from the Variovorax paradoxus genome encodes:
- the maiA gene encoding maleylacetoacetate isomerase, with product MKLHNYFRSSSSFRVRIALQLKGLEFDYVPVHIARGEHRTGPYSAISADMLVPLLEDEGERFSQSMAIIEYLDETNPEPPLLPHDPVGRAHVRALAQSIACEIHPLNNLRVLKYLVKELKLDDEAKNTWYRHWVRDGMLAFERQLALHPGGRFCYGDTPTLADCCLVPQIFNGRRFDCDFSGLPRTMAAFEACMELDAFQRAQPSQCPDAEA from the coding sequence ATGAAGCTGCACAACTACTTCCGATCCTCCTCGTCATTCCGCGTGCGCATTGCGCTCCAGCTGAAGGGCCTGGAGTTCGACTACGTCCCGGTGCACATTGCCCGCGGCGAGCATCGCACGGGGCCTTACTCGGCCATTTCGGCCGACATGCTGGTGCCGCTGCTGGAAGACGAGGGCGAGCGCTTTTCGCAGTCGATGGCCATCATCGAATACCTGGACGAAACCAACCCCGAGCCGCCGCTGCTGCCGCACGATCCGGTGGGCCGGGCGCATGTGCGCGCGCTGGCCCAGTCGATTGCCTGCGAGATCCATCCGCTCAACAACCTGCGCGTGCTCAAGTACCTGGTGAAGGAGCTCAAACTCGACGACGAAGCCAAGAACACCTGGTACCGCCACTGGGTGCGCGACGGCATGCTGGCCTTCGAGCGCCAGCTCGCCCTGCATCCCGGCGGCCGGTTCTGCTACGGCGACACGCCCACCTTGGCCGACTGCTGCCTGGTGCCGCAGATCTTCAACGGCCGCCGCTTCGACTGCGACTTCAGCGGCCTGCCGCGCACCATGGCCGCCTTCGAGGCCTGCATGGAACTCGACGCCTTCCAGCGCGCCCAGCCTTCGCAGTGCCCCGACGCGGAAGCCTGA
- a CDS encoding fumarylacetoacetate hydrolase family protein has protein sequence MASEFVFAPPQAVSIPVVGQPARFPVHRIYCVGRNYEDHAKEMGFTGREPPFFFMKPADALVVVDAGQTGTMAYPTLTKNLHHEIELVVAIGTGGKNIAAADAHKHIYGYAVGLDMTRRDLQNDMKKQGRPWDIGKGFEQSAPIGPIVPVAEAGDAQNAEISLQVNGTDRQRSTVSKLIWNVAETIEHLSAAWELQPGDLIYSGTPEGVAAVVAGDTLVGEVAGLPKLTVKIV, from the coding sequence ATGGCTTCCGAGTTTGTTTTCGCCCCGCCCCAGGCCGTTTCGATTCCCGTGGTCGGCCAGCCGGCCCGTTTTCCGGTGCACCGCATCTACTGCGTGGGCCGCAACTACGAAGATCACGCCAAGGAAATGGGCTTCACCGGCCGCGAGCCGCCCTTCTTCTTCATGAAGCCGGCCGATGCGCTGGTGGTGGTCGATGCGGGCCAGACCGGCACCATGGCCTACCCCACGCTCACCAAGAACCTGCACCACGAGATCGAGCTCGTGGTGGCCATCGGGACCGGCGGCAAGAACATTGCGGCCGCCGATGCGCACAAGCACATCTACGGCTATGCCGTGGGCCTGGACATGACGCGGCGCGACCTGCAGAACGACATGAAGAAGCAGGGCCGCCCCTGGGACATCGGCAAGGGCTTCGAACAGAGCGCGCCCATCGGCCCCATCGTGCCCGTGGCCGAGGCCGGCGACGCCCAGAACGCCGAGATCTCGCTGCAGGTCAACGGCACCGACCGCCAGCGCAGCACCGTGAGCAAGTTGATCTGGAACGTGGCCGAAACCATCGAGCACCTGTCGGCCGCGTGGGAGCTGCAGCCCGGCGACCTGATCTACAGCGGTACGCCCGAAGGCGTGGCGGCAGTGGTGGCGGGCGACACGCTGGTGGGCGAAGTGGCCGGCCTGCCGAAGTTGACGGTCAAGATCGTCTGA